TAATTGTCGCGCGGCACTGGCGTGAAGTTGGAAATGACGGCGATCGGGTTGCCGCCGGGCGCGCTGCGCAGCCAGGCGAAGACCGAATTTTCCTTGTCGTCGACGATCAGCCAGGAGAAGCCGTCCGGCTCGCAGTCGCGTGCATGCAGCGCTGGGCGCGAGCGATAGAGATAGTTGAGGTCGCGCACCGTCTGCCAGACGCCGCGATGCGGGTGGAAGTCGAGCAGGTTCCAGTCGAGCGCGCGCGCCTCGCTCCACTCGCGGCGCTGGGCGAATTCCTGGCCCATGAACAACAGCTTCTTGCCGGGATACCCCCACATGAAGGCGTAAAAGGCGCGCAAAGTCGCGAACTTCTGCCAGTCGTCGCCGGCCATCTTGCCGAGCAGCGTGCCCTTGCCGTGCACGACCTCGTCATGGGACAGCGGCAGCACGAAATTCTCGGAGAAAGCGTAGGTCAATCCGAACGTCAGGTCGTTGTGGTGGTGCTTGCGGAAGATCGGCTCCTTGGCGAAATACTCCAGCGTGTCGTGCATGAAGCCCATGTTCCATTTGAAGCCGAAGCCCAGCCCGCCTTCATGCACCGGCGCCGAGACCTTCGGCCATGAGGTCGATTCCTCGGCGATGGTCATCACGCCGGGATGGTGGCCGTAGACCTCCTTGTTCATCTTCTGCAGGAAGGACACCGCTTCGAGGTTTTCGCGGCCGCCCTTCTCGTTGGGGATCCATTCGCCGGCCTTGCGCGAATAATCGAGGTAGAGCATCGAGGCCACCGCATCGACCCGCAAACCGTCGACATGGTATTTCTCGGCCCAGAACAGCGCGTTGTTGACGAGGAACGACACCACCTCGCGGCGGCCGAAATTATAGATCGCGGTGTTCCAGTCGGGATGAAAACCCTTGCGCGGATCGGCATGCTCGTAGAGTGCGGTGCCGTCGAAATTGGCGAGGCCATGCGCGTCGACCGGGAAATGCGCCGGCACCCAGTCGAGGATGACGCCGACGCCGGCGCGGTGCGCACCGTCGACGAAACGGGCGAAGCCGTCGGGGTCGCCGAAGCGCGCCGAGGGGGCATAAAGTCCGGTTGTCTGATAACCCCATGACGGGTCATAGGGATGTTCGGAGATCGGCAGGAACTCGATGTGGGTGAAGCCAGTCTCGACAGCATAGGGGATGAGCTGGTTGGCGAGTTCGTCCCATGACAGGAAGCTGCCATCATCGTGCTGCTGCCACGAACCGGCATGGACCTCGTAGATCGATATGGCTTCCCGCCGCGGATCGGCCTTTCGCCAGTAAGCGCGATGCGCTTCGTCCCCCCATTCATGCGCCGGGGGCACCGCCGTCACCGATGCTGTGGCCGGGCGTAATTCAGACTTGAAGGCGAACGGATCGGCCTTGAGCGGCAGGCGCACGCCGTCGGGGGCAATGATCTCGTATTTATAGGGGTGGCCGGCGCCGATATCGGGAATGAACAGTTCCCAGATGCCGGTGTCGCGGCGGT
This region of Mesorhizobium sp. C432A genomic DNA includes:
- the glgB gene encoding 1,4-alpha-glucan branching protein GlgB, with product MKKPRATATTSGSDGLASAGDVAAIVAGTHGDPFAILGVHDAGKSLVARCFVPNAEFVTAYTLAGKNAGELTRRDDAGFFEGRLSIKKRQPLRYHAKNAGGDWWLTDSYSFGPVLGPMDDYYIAQGSHLRLFDKLGAHLLDHEGASGVHFAVWAPNARRVSVVGDFNEWDGRRHTMRDRRDTGIWELFIPDIGAGHPYKYEIIAPDGVRLPLKADPFAFKSELRPATASVTAVPPAHEWGDEAHRAYWRKADPRREAISIYEVHAGSWQQHDDGSFLSWDELANQLIPYAVETGFTHIEFLPISEHPYDPSWGYQTTGLYAPSARFGDPDGFARFVDGAHRAGVGVILDWVPAHFPVDAHGLANFDGTALYEHADPRKGFHPDWNTAIYNFGRREVVSFLVNNALFWAEKYHVDGLRVDAVASMLYLDYSRKAGEWIPNEKGGRENLEAVSFLQKMNKEVYGHHPGVMTIAEESTSWPKVSAPVHEGGLGFGFKWNMGFMHDTLEYFAKEPIFRKHHHNDLTFGLTYAFSENFVLPLSHDEVVHGKGTLLGKMAGDDWQKFATLRAFYAFMWGYPGKKLLFMGQEFAQRREWSEARALDWNLLDFHPHRGVWQTVRDLNYLYRSRPALHARDCEPDGFSWLIVDDKENSVFAWLRSAPGGNPIAVISNFTPVPRDNYRVPLPKVGKWREIINTDASDYDGSGKGNGGVVEARAEGGGISATMLLPPLSTIMLELVAD